One stretch of Weissella koreensis KACC 15510 DNA includes these proteins:
- the mraZ gene encoding division/cell wall cluster transcriptional repressor MraZ yields the protein MFMGTYQHMLDSKNRLIIPAKFRNQLGSGFVITKGNEHSLHAYSQAGWETYQSKLNQLPSNNAKVRQFKRIILAGATEVEFDKQGRIVLPNNLKEHALLQKSITIIGYGDDEFEIWDTERFEQYNADVTDNFDDISNELAELGFDI from the coding sequence ATGTTTATGGGAACATACCAACATATGTTGGATTCTAAAAATCGTTTAATTATTCCGGCTAAATTCCGAAATCAATTAGGAAGCGGTTTTGTTATTACCAAAGGGAATGAACATTCTTTACATGCATATAGTCAGGCTGGATGGGAGACCTACCAGAGTAAGTTGAATCAATTACCATCAAATAACGCAAAAGTGCGTCAATTTAAGCGAATTATTTTAGCTGGGGCAACAGAGGTTGAATTTGATAAGCAAGGCCGAATTGTTTTACCTAATAATTTAAAAGAACACGCCTTGTTACAAAAAAGCATCACCATTATTGGTTATGGAGATGATGAATTTGAAATTTGGGATACTGAACGTTTTGAGCAATACAATGCTGATGTTACGGATAACTTTGATGACATTTCAAATGAGCTAGCTGAATTAGGCTTTGATATTTAA
- a CDS encoding RsmE family RNA methyltransferase gives MQRYFLDEIPENDLVKLPDDIKHHLMKVLRGKIGTKAEFVFNDQQTIRVGEVISIDDMETIVKLGPLLEQTVELPVEVTLILGLTKGDKPDDVIKKATELGAHHFILVETDWSVAHWGSKAPRKIERLNKIAQGAAEQSHRLRIPTVQYCEKIEQLDLPDQMVKVVAWEESAKSGEKSQLVQSIEDAEVAKSIGFMIGPEGGLSVQELGRIEDLGFKKASLGARILRAETAPLYAMSVLSFALELDHSQIKIK, from the coding sequence ATGCAACGTTATTTTTTAGATGAAATACCTGAAAATGATTTAGTTAAATTACCAGATGACATAAAACATCATTTGATGAAAGTCTTGCGTGGTAAAATTGGTACAAAGGCTGAGTTTGTTTTTAATGATCAGCAAACCATTCGGGTGGGTGAGGTGATTTCAATTGATGATATGGAAACAATTGTTAAGTTGGGACCACTTCTAGAGCAAACTGTAGAATTGCCTGTGGAAGTAACGTTGATTCTAGGATTAACAAAGGGTGATAAACCTGATGATGTCATAAAAAAAGCGACGGAATTAGGAGCACATCATTTTATTTTAGTAGAAACGGACTGGTCGGTAGCACATTGGGGAAGCAAAGCTCCGCGTAAAATCGAACGTTTAAATAAAATTGCTCAAGGGGCAGCTGAACAGAGTCATCGTTTAAGAATACCAACGGTTCAGTATTGTGAAAAAATCGAACAGCTTGATTTACCAGATCAAATGGTTAAAGTGGTAGCTTGGGAAGAAAGTGCCAAATCCGGTGAAAAAAGTCAATTAGTTCAATCGATTGAAGATGCAGAGGTAGCCAAATCAATTGGCTTTATGATAGGACCTGAAGGTGGCCTTTCAGTGCAAGAATTAGGTAGGATAGAGGACTTAGGGTTCAAAAAAGCTAGTTTAGGTGCGCGTATTTTACGAGCAGAAACAGCACCTTTGTATGCCATGAGTGTATTGAGCTTTGCATTAGAATTAGATCATTCGCAAATTAAAATTAAATAA
- the prmA gene encoding 50S ribosomal protein L11 methyltransferase — MSWHTIEVETQTEAVDAVSNILMEAGAEGVQIEDSADVDHFEPNDATVFIDWDDVKHRENGALVIGFFAFGLHLPEITLEITNKVQQLNEFGLDAAPGTVTSNVVLDQDWETEWQKYYHPVRVTRQLTIVPKWEEYTPQDQMEKLIVLDPGLAFGTGTHPTTKLMLQALEMVVRGNERVLDVGTGSGVLSIAAKQLGVGDILATDIDEVAVRSAQTNLDLNPIAKDVSVIASDLLKSVPKTEKYNLVVANMLTEVLLPLIPEVEGYLQPGGDFLLSGIYFDKIEVIKTNLVNANYAIDEVMQIGDWYGVIAHLKIAGE, encoded by the coding sequence ATGAGCTGGCACACAATTGAAGTGGAGACTCAAACTGAAGCAGTTGATGCAGTTAGTAATATTTTAATGGAAGCAGGGGCTGAAGGTGTTCAAATTGAAGATTCTGCTGACGTTGATCACTTTGAACCAAATGATGCAACTGTTTTTATAGATTGGGATGATGTAAAACATCGTGAAAATGGAGCATTAGTCATTGGCTTCTTTGCATTTGGACTTCATCTGCCTGAAATAACACTTGAAATTACTAACAAAGTGCAACAACTAAATGAATTTGGATTAGATGCTGCACCAGGAACTGTTACGTCAAATGTAGTGTTGGATCAGGATTGGGAAACAGAATGGCAAAAGTATTATCATCCAGTTCGTGTAACTCGGCAATTAACAATCGTTCCTAAATGGGAAGAATATACACCCCAAGATCAAATGGAGAAATTAATTGTTTTAGATCCTGGTTTGGCTTTTGGAACGGGGACACATCCAACTACTAAATTGATGCTGCAAGCTTTAGAAATGGTAGTTCGGGGAAACGAACGCGTTTTGGATGTCGGGACGGGATCTGGGGTTTTGAGTATTGCGGCTAAACAATTGGGCGTGGGAGATATTTTAGCCACTGATATTGATGAAGTGGCGGTTCGATCAGCTCAGACTAATTTAGATTTAAATCCGATCGCAAAAGATGTATCTGTTATAGCTAGTGATTTATTAAAAAGTGTTCCAAAAACGGAAAAATATAATTTGGTAGTAGCAAATATGTTAACAGAGGTTTTGCTACCGTTAATTCCAGAAGTGGAGGGATATTTGCAACCAGGTGGTGATTTCTTATTATCAGGTATCTATTTTGATAAGATTGAGGTTATAAAAACTAATTTGGTTAATGCAAATTATGCTATTGATGAGGTTATGCAGATTGGTGATTGGTACGGAGTAATTGCACATTTGAAAATTGCAGGAGAATAA
- a CDS encoding amino acid permease: MSDNGDSPQKLKRTMKTRHLSMISLGGTLGTGLFVTSGATISQAGPLGALTAYGVMGIMVFFLMTSLGEMATNNPVSGSFSVYADQYVEPALGFAMGWNYWFNWAITVAVEAATVGVVMGFWLPNVPSWIWSALVLVLITSINLLSAKAYGETEFWMSMVKVIAVIAFLIIGALMIFGAFTYQPDVAHNLSAGGKHGFVGGINGILAVFMVAGFSFQGTELIGITAGESENPTKSIPKAIRQVFWRILIFYILAIFIIGAIIYYKDPNLLRSSESNIAMSPFTLVFKRAGFAAAASIMNAVILTAVISAANSGLYASSRMLWSMGETKLAPKIFSKVNSKTGIPVPAVLATVFIGLLTFLTAILGPNIYYYLVAASGLSGFIAWMGIAISHYRFRRALHRQNHSVHELKYHAKWFPIGPLLALFLSIVVVVGQDLSAFHGKISEWNWEGIITTYMAIPLFLLLYFGYKIKNKSKLRKLEEIDLGAVGEAKK, encoded by the coding sequence ATGTCAGATAATGGTGATAGTCCGCAAAAGCTTAAGCGAACCATGAAAACACGACATTTGTCGATGATTTCATTAGGAGGAACATTAGGAACAGGCTTATTTGTTACTTCTGGAGCTACAATTTCGCAAGCCGGCCCTCTAGGAGCGTTAACTGCATATGGGGTTATGGGAATTATGGTTTTCTTCCTAATGACTTCTTTGGGTGAGATGGCAACTAACAATCCAGTTTCGGGATCATTTTCGGTTTATGCCGATCAGTATGTTGAACCGGCCCTTGGATTTGCTATGGGGTGGAATTATTGGTTTAATTGGGCCATCACAGTTGCAGTTGAAGCAGCTACTGTGGGTGTGGTAATGGGCTTTTGGTTACCTAATGTTCCATCTTGGATTTGGTCAGCATTAGTATTAGTTTTAATTACATCAATCAATTTACTTTCGGCTAAAGCATATGGTGAAACAGAATTTTGGATGTCGATGGTCAAGGTGATTGCAGTTATTGCTTTCTTGATTATTGGAGCCTTAATGATATTTGGAGCTTTCACTTATCAGCCAGATGTAGCTCATAATTTGAGTGCTGGTGGTAAACATGGATTTGTAGGCGGAATTAATGGGATTTTAGCTGTCTTTATGGTTGCAGGATTCTCATTTCAAGGAACTGAATTAATTGGAATTACAGCTGGTGAATCAGAAAATCCAACTAAGTCTATTCCAAAGGCGATTCGACAAGTATTTTGGCGAATCTTGATATTTTATATTTTAGCTATCTTTATCATTGGGGCCATCATTTATTACAAAGATCCAAATTTATTACGGTCATCAGAAAGTAATATTGCGATGTCACCCTTTACCTTGGTATTTAAACGTGCTGGATTTGCTGCAGCTGCTTCGATTATGAATGCTGTGATCTTGACGGCCGTTATTTCAGCTGCTAATTCTGGTCTATATGCATCATCAAGAATGTTATGGTCAATGGGTGAAACTAAGTTAGCACCGAAAATTTTTAGTAAAGTTAATAGTAAAACAGGAATACCAGTACCAGCAGTTTTGGCAACAGTCTTTATAGGTTTATTGACATTTTTAACTGCCATTTTGGGGCCAAATATTTATTATTACTTGGTAGCCGCTTCTGGATTGTCTGGTTTTATCGCTTGGATGGGAATCGCTATTTCACATTATCGTTTCCGTCGAGCCCTACACCGTCAAAACCATTCAGTTCATGAATTGAAATATCATGCTAAATGGTTCCCGATCGGTCCATTGCTAGCATTGTTCTTGAGTATTGTTGTCGTAGTCGGACAAGATTTAAGTGCCTTTCATGGAAAAATTTCCGAGTGGAACTGGGAAGGTATTATTACTACCTATATGGCAATTCCTTTATTTTTGCTTTTATATTTTGGATATAAGATTAAAAATAAATCTAAACTAAGAAAATTAGAAGAAATTGATTTAGGAGCTGTTGGTGAGGCTAAAAAATAG
- a CDS encoding DUF1634 domain-containing protein, with amino-acid sequence MKDEMSRLELIIGKILRVGVAISIGLMLFGCLLLVFRNNKEIIPYYSYLELNKILSGILVLQPNAWLMGGLFVLILTPVIRVLTSVFAFMKVKDWTYMWITSLVLLILIVAMIFGISQK; translated from the coding sequence ATGAAAGATGAAATGAGTCGATTGGAATTAATTATCGGTAAAATATTGCGTGTTGGAGTAGCAATTTCTATCGGGTTAATGCTATTTGGTTGCTTGCTCTTAGTCTTTAGGAATAATAAAGAGATTATTCCATACTATTCATATCTTGAATTAAATAAAATTTTAAGTGGAATTTTAGTGTTACAGCCCAATGCATGGCTTATGGGTGGATTGTTTGTCCTCATTCTAACGCCAGTGATACGAGTTTTAACCTCTGTGTTTGCTTTTATGAAGGTTAAAGATTGGACTTACATGTGGATTACATCATTAGTTTTGCTGATATTGATTGTTGCGATGATTTTTGGAATTAGTCAAAAGTAA
- a CDS encoding sulfite exporter TauE/SafE family protein has protein sequence MLTQAMIMLLVGIIAGLIGSILGLGGGILITPALTLMGVDIKYAIAASIIAVIATSSGSSIAFLKDDVLNLRVAMFLEIFTTVGALIGALLTGYFNGVVLYFLFGALLIFQAWNMWKKLRAKNYEKIEVNHDDLAEKLQLNGSYYDKNIKKYVSYSLKNVPGGAAVMFGAGIASGLLGIGSGAFKVMAMDGVMKMPLKPSTSTSNLMMGVTAAASAVIYFFSGMIQPVIAVPIALGIIVGSSIGARLMQHLPAKLIRQIFIPFVLLMALQLILKGLGIG, from the coding sequence ATGCTTACACAAGCAATGATAATGTTATTAGTTGGTATTATTGCAGGCTTAATAGGTTCCATTTTAGGATTAGGTGGGGGTATTTTAATAACGCCGGCGTTAACCTTAATGGGTGTTGATATTAAATATGCAATTGCAGCATCAATTATTGCGGTTATCGCAACTTCTTCTGGTTCATCCATTGCATTTTTAAAAGATGATGTTTTAAACCTTAGAGTTGCCATGTTTTTAGAAATATTTACTACTGTTGGAGCATTAATCGGGGCTTTATTAACCGGTTATTTTAATGGAGTAGTTCTATATTTCCTATTTGGAGCTTTATTGATATTTCAAGCTTGGAATATGTGGAAGAAATTACGGGCAAAAAATTATGAAAAAATTGAGGTTAATCATGATGATTTAGCTGAAAAACTACAATTAAATGGATCATATTATGATAAAAACATTAAAAAATATGTAAGTTATTCTTTGAAGAATGTTCCAGGGGGAGCAGCCGTTATGTTTGGAGCTGGTATTGCATCTGGATTGCTTGGAATTGGCTCAGGTGCTTTCAAAGTGATGGCGATGGATGGCGTAATGAAAATGCCACTTAAGCCTTCAACGTCAACTTCTAATCTAATGATGGGAGTTACTGCAGCGGCCTCGGCTGTGATTTATTTTTTCAGTGGGATGATTCAGCCAGTAATTGCAGTACCAATTGCTTTAGGAATTATCGTAGGGTCTTCCATTGGAGCTCGATTAATGCAACATTTACCAGCTAAGTTAATTCGCCAAATTTTTATACCATTTGTGTTATTGATGGCGTTACAGTTAATCTTGAAGGGGTTGGGGATAGGCTAA
- the mreC gene encoding rod shape-determining protein MreC yields the protein MKKIFTARRLVIGVIITILTLGVLTFSSYSLRSDKGPSMPNRMLNDVTSWISNTVSIPVGGVQHGFNSIDNLISTYQENKQMSAKVDELAQAKVQLQVMRSENKALKDQLKLTDTLTDYSLVNASVISRSPVNWQTQLVIDQGSNAGIKKNMPVMGSGGLVGRISQVSNTSSKVELLSDNSQTANRFAIRIATDKGQMVDGLITGFNQTKNKILMEYVTSDVEIKPGDKVTTSGLGGVTPAGLFVGTVSSVEANDYGLSKKIYIKPSMNFNNIPVVSVAIQK from the coding sequence ATGAAAAAAATATTTACGGCACGACGATTAGTAATTGGGGTTATTATTACAATTTTGACTCTAGGTGTTTTGACATTTAGTTCGTATTCATTGCGTTCTGATAAAGGACCATCAATGCCAAATCGAATGTTAAACGATGTTACTAGTTGGATTTCCAATACAGTGTCCATTCCAGTTGGTGGTGTACAACATGGTTTTAACAGTATTGATAATCTAATTAGTACCTATCAAGAAAATAAACAAATGAGTGCGAAGGTGGACGAATTAGCACAAGCTAAAGTTCAACTACAAGTTATGCGCTCAGAAAATAAAGCGTTAAAAGATCAACTTAAATTAACAGATACATTAACAGACTATTCCTTAGTGAATGCCTCAGTTATTTCACGTTCACCTGTAAATTGGCAAACTCAATTGGTGATTGATCAGGGGTCAAATGCTGGAATTAAGAAGAATATGCCAGTCATGGGGTCAGGTGGTTTGGTTGGTCGAATTTCACAGGTTTCAAATACCAGTTCAAAGGTTGAATTGTTGTCAGATAATAGTCAAACCGCAAATCGATTTGCGATTCGTATTGCAACTGACAAGGGACAAATGGTTGATGGACTAATTACTGGATTTAATCAGACTAAGAATAAAATTTTAATGGAATATGTTACTTCAGATGTTGAAATCAAACCTGGAGATAAAGTTACTACATCAGGATTAGGCGGAGTTACTCCAGCAGGATTATTTGTTGGAACAGTTAGCTCAGTTGAAGCGAATGATTATGGTTTGTCAAAGAAAATCTATATCAAACCTTCAATGAATTTCAATAATATTCCAGTTGTTTCTGTTGCTATTCAGAAGTAA
- a CDS encoding rod shape-determining protein: MFSFGTRNVGIDLGTVNTLVYIEGKGIVLREPTVVARNKKTNKVVAVGSAAKDMLGRTPGSINAIRPMRDGVIADYDTTVEMLKHYLGTALSGYGSKPYVTVGVPSGVTAVEKRAVIDAARVAGARDAYVIEEPFAAAVGAGLPVSEPTGSMVVDMGGGTTDVATISLGGIVSSRSIRLAGDRLDESIASYIRQKYSVLIGEQTAERLKMEIGSADIESAKEMPSSSARGRDLVTGLPKTIEITAVDVATSIRDVIAEIIIAIKETLEETSPEIAADIIDHGIVLTGGGALLKNIDEVISEQTKVPVFIANDPLEAVAIGTGEALKSIDAMKNN; this comes from the coding sequence GTGTTTTCATTTGGAACTCGAAATGTAGGAATCGATTTAGGAACTGTTAATACACTTGTCTACATTGAGGGGAAGGGTATTGTACTTCGAGAACCCACCGTTGTAGCAAGAAATAAGAAAACAAATAAGGTTGTTGCTGTGGGGTCTGCTGCCAAAGATATGCTTGGACGTACTCCTGGATCAATTAATGCTATTCGTCCAATGCGCGATGGTGTAATTGCTGATTACGACACCACGGTAGAAATGCTCAAACATTATTTAGGAACTGCATTATCGGGTTATGGTTCAAAACCTTATGTTACTGTAGGAGTTCCTTCAGGTGTAACGGCAGTTGAAAAACGAGCTGTGATTGATGCTGCTCGGGTAGCTGGTGCCAGAGATGCTTATGTAATTGAGGAACCATTTGCTGCTGCTGTAGGTGCTGGATTGCCTGTATCAGAGCCAACTGGTTCAATGGTCGTTGATATGGGTGGTGGAACAACTGATGTTGCGACGATCTCACTTGGGGGGATTGTTTCATCTCGTTCGATTCGTTTAGCGGGTGATCGGTTAGATGAATCAATTGCATCATATATTCGCCAAAAGTACTCAGTTTTGATTGGGGAACAGACAGCAGAACGCTTAAAGATGGAAATCGGATCAGCTGATATTGAATCTGCAAAAGAAATGCCATCAAGTAGTGCTCGGGGACGTGATTTAGTGACTGGTTTGCCTAAAACAATCGAAATTACGGCCGTGGATGTGGCTACATCTATACGTGATGTGATCGCAGAAATTATTATTGCGATTAAAGAAACCCTAGAAGAAACTTCACCTGAAATTGCAGCCGATATTATTGATCATGGAATTGTACTGACTGGGGGGGGCGCTTTGTTAAAAAATATTGATGAAGTGATCTCAGAACAGACTAAAGTGCCGGTGTTTATTGCGAATGATCCATTGGAAGCTGTGGCGATCGGTACTGGAGAAGCGTTGAAGTCAATTGATGCAATGAAAAACAATTAA
- a CDS encoding JAB domain-containing protein, whose product MGKTNKLIQQYQIKLGSEPQEECWAVYLNTQAQIIGDFCVAKGSLANVQIHPRDVFRNAIALNAYALILIHNHPSGNLSPSQSDLKTARQIAICGTLMQIHVQDFIIISQVDYCSFSLHYDVRTIMELWNFDTSIFNQ is encoded by the coding sequence ATGGGAAAAACAAATAAATTAATCCAACAATATCAAATAAAGTTAGGATCAGAACCACAAGAGGAGTGTTGGGCTGTCTATCTAAATACACAAGCACAAATTATTGGCGATTTTTGTGTCGCTAAAGGAAGCTTGGCTAATGTCCAAATTCATCCACGTGATGTATTTAGAAATGCCATTGCCTTAAATGCTTATGCTTTGATTTTAATACATAATCATCCTAGCGGAAATTTATCGCCATCACAATCGGATCTAAAAACGGCTCGCCAAATTGCAATTTGTGGAACCTTAATGCAAATTCACGTACAAGACTTCATTATCATCAGTCAAGTAGACTATTGCAGTTTTTCATTACATTATGACGTAAGAACAATTATGGAATTATGGAATTTTGATACATCGATTTTTAATCAATAG
- a CDS encoding type I restriction endonuclease, with protein MDKQEFASKIKQLSSNLNNLKDNINNEEQTKNALIMPFFMNLGYNVFDPIEFIPEFTADVGIKKGERVDYAITLNDQIAMLVEAKELKSDLNNHSSQLHRYFNVTESKFAILTNGDEYRFFTDLDKSNIMDSNPFLTIHLSNIKDSQINELFKFSKENFDSEKIASTASDLKYVGQIASFFTQQMSNTSDDFVRIVLNEIGFEGQKNSRVIDDFRPMVSRGIQALINERVNDRLSHALDSTKTEEEPSSVVVSIDGDEADEEAKNEIVTTTEELEVYTLAKAISRNTIDIDRIYYRDNTAYFNVLVDDNIRRWVLRAYFNSVRSWIVINDGNNTKIEFEKPVDLFNVADQIIEVTAQFI; from the coding sequence ATGGATAAACAAGAATTTGCATCAAAGATAAAGCAATTATCATCTAATTTAAATAATTTAAAAGATAACATTAATAATGAGGAACAAACGAAAAATGCGCTGATCATGCCCTTTTTTATGAATTTAGGATATAACGTTTTTGATCCCATAGAATTCATACCAGAGTTCACAGCAGATGTTGGAATAAAAAAAGGTGAACGCGTAGATTATGCAATCACTTTAAACGATCAAATAGCAATGCTAGTTGAAGCTAAAGAGTTAAAATCGGATTTAAATAACCACTCTTCTCAACTCCACAGATACTTTAATGTAACAGAATCTAAATTTGCCATCTTAACTAACGGTGATGAATATCGTTTCTTCACTGATTTAGATAAATCAAATATCATGGACAGCAATCCATTTTTAACCATACATCTATCAAATATTAAAGATTCACAAATTAATGAATTATTTAAATTTTCAAAAGAAAACTTTGATTCTGAAAAAATTGCAAGTACTGCAAGTGATTTAAAATATGTAGGCCAAATTGCCAGTTTCTTTACACAACAAATGTCCAATACCAGTGATGATTTTGTTAGAATTGTACTAAATGAAATTGGTTTTGAAGGTCAAAAAAATTCTAGAGTTATTGATGACTTCAGACCAATGGTCAGTCGTGGAATACAAGCGCTAATTAACGAAAGAGTTAATGACCGTTTAAGTCATGCTTTGGACTCTACAAAAACAGAAGAAGAACCTTCATCGGTTGTTGTAAGTATCGATGGTGATGAAGCTGATGAAGAAGCAAAGAATGAGATAGTAACTACTACTGAAGAGTTAGAAGTTTATACACTGGCTAAAGCCATTTCGAGGAATACTATTGATATTGATCGTATTTATTATCGTGATAATACAGCATACTTCAACGTTTTAGTAGATGATAACATTCGTCGCTGGGTACTTCGTGCATACTTTAATAGCGTAAGATCATGGATTGTTATCAATGATGGAAATAATACTAAAATTGAATTTGAAAAGCCCGTTGATTTATTCAACGTTGCTGATCAAATAATTGAAGTTACAGCCCAATTTATTTAG
- a CDS encoding CPBP family intramembrane glutamic endopeptidase: MINNKGAWKVGGLGILFILIGLLCDVIIQNFGLLMLKLIAKAFNINENTWIPILAMLLTMGGLLYITLMYMKKYIQLAAPENKLEPFRRQKTLWIIKGYVLIILAGMLVTIVKILITGNNVEPANQLALVEMAHAGLATKIYLIFLSVILAPLLEESIFRGILMNYFMKNSYWWANVVVSGMAFGLFHVIFQPFQLMAFIQYSLTGIILAFVYKKTQKLQYSMATHCLNNLVAMLILLFQ, from the coding sequence GTGATAAATAATAAAGGTGCTTGGAAAGTCGGCGGATTAGGAATTTTATTTATTTTAATTGGGTTGCTTTGTGATGTGATTATTCAAAACTTTGGTCTGTTGATGCTCAAATTAATAGCTAAGGCATTCAATATAAACGAAAATACCTGGATACCAATTTTAGCAATGCTTTTAACGATGGGCGGGTTGCTTTATATCACATTGATGTATATGAAAAAGTACATTCAACTAGCTGCTCCTGAAAATAAACTTGAGCCCTTTCGACGTCAAAAGACGCTTTGGATTATTAAGGGATACGTTTTAATTATCTTAGCTGGTATGTTAGTGACCATCGTAAAAATTTTAATTACTGGAAATAATGTTGAACCTGCTAATCAGTTGGCGCTAGTTGAAATGGCACATGCTGGTTTAGCAACTAAAATATATTTAATCTTTTTATCAGTTATCTTGGCTCCGCTACTAGAGGAATCGATTTTCCGAGGAATTTTGATGAATTACTTTATGAAAAATTCATATTGGTGGGCCAATGTAGTTGTTTCAGGAATGGCCTTTGGATTATTCCATGTCATTTTTCAACCATTTCAATTAATGGCATTTATACAATATTCATTAACTGGGATAATTTTGGCATTTGTTTATAAGAAGACTCAGAAATTACAATATTCGATGGCAACACATTGCTTAAATAACTTGGTTGCGATGTTGATTTTATTATTTCAATAA
- a CDS encoding Cof-type HAD-IIB family hydrolase: MRYKMLISDLDETLLNDNGTINEKNVQAIKKAVQMGFKFVPNTGRSFNSVQGVLDKLGLKNKAQQYVISYNGGAIVENLNNEVLIARDMDLMLADLIFKTGIQSDPLTDAHIYTTDKLFIYNISVADKNYMDERGVSYELLEEPDLSFLKHEEPLMKIIFEHSNLEVREKIMANVLVAVGSEAVEATYSSGRYVEFNPAGVDKGSAGNVLGAKLGINPEEIISAGDNSNDIAMIKSAGLGIAVQNAIQPVKDVAQVITDRTNNDGAIAEILERFVLGDD; encoded by the coding sequence ATGCGATATAAAATGTTAATATCTGACTTAGATGAAACCTTATTGAACGATAATGGGACCATTAATGAAAAAAATGTTCAAGCAATTAAAAAAGCTGTTCAAATGGGTTTTAAATTTGTACCAAACACTGGTCGATCTTTTAATTCAGTTCAGGGTGTCTTAGATAAATTAGGTCTAAAAAACAAAGCACAACAATATGTAATTTCCTATAATGGAGGAGCAATTGTTGAAAATTTGAATAATGAAGTTTTAATTGCTCGTGATATGGACTTGATGTTAGCAGACTTAATTTTCAAAACTGGGATTCAGAGTGATCCTTTGACGGATGCTCACATTTATACGACCGATAAATTATTTATTTATAATATTTCAGTGGCTGATAAAAATTATATGGATGAACGAGGAGTTTCTTATGAATTGTTAGAGGAACCTGATCTATCTTTTTTGAAGCATGAAGAGCCTCTGATGAAAATTATTTTTGAACATTCTAATTTGGAAGTGCGTGAAAAGATAATGGCAAATGTTTTGGTAGCAGTGGGCTCTGAAGCAGTTGAAGCGACTTATTCCTCTGGAAGATATGTTGAATTTAATCCTGCAGGTGTTGATAAAGGCTCAGCTGGGAATGTTCTGGGTGCTAAATTAGGAATTAATCCTGAAGAAATTATTTCAGCCGGCGATAATTCAAATGATATTGCGATGATTAAATCCGCTGGATTAGGTATTGCTGTTCAAAATGCTATTCAACCAGTCAAAGATGTAGCTCAAGTTATAACTGATCGAACAAATAATGATGGTGCAATTGCGGAAATTTTAGAACGATTTGTTTTGGGGGATGATTAA
- a CDS encoding glucosamine-6-phosphate deaminase: protein MKIIKVQDQVEGGQVGARVFQDALQTNAKVFGLATGSTPISIYDAITKSDMDFSDKISINLDEYKGLSGDHEQSYRYFMQQHLFNEKPFKESYVPDGLNPDGIAESERYDAILDQFPRDLQILGLGQNGHIGFNEPGTSFESTTHEVDLTASTIEANARFFDDQNDVPRQAYSMGIKSIMSAKQILMVAYGANKAQAVQAMIEGPVTENVPASILQRHDNVVVILDEAAASNLNK, encoded by the coding sequence AAGATCAGGTTGAAGGTGGACAAGTTGGTGCTCGCGTTTTTCAAGATGCCTTACAAACTAATGCCAAAGTTTTTGGATTAGCCACTGGCTCAACACCTATTTCAATCTATGATGCTATTACTAAAAGCGATATGGATTTTTCAGATAAAATTTCAATTAATTTAGATGAGTACAAAGGTTTATCTGGAGATCATGAACAAAGTTATCGTTACTTCATGCAACAGCATTTATTCAACGAGAAGCCTTTCAAAGAAAGCTATGTTCCCGATGGGTTAAATCCTGATGGAATAGCTGAATCAGAACGATATGATGCTATTTTGGATCAATTCCCACGTGACTTACAAATTTTAGGTTTGGGTCAAAACGGGCATATTGGATTTAATGAACCAGGAACTTCTTTTGAATCAACTACACATGAAGTTGATTTAACAGCATCAACGATTGAAGCGAATGCACGTTTCTTTGACGATCAAAATGACGTTCCACGCCAAGCTTACTCAATGGGAATCAAGTCAATTATGTCAGCCAAGCAAATTTTGATGGTGGCTTATGGTGCAAATAAGGCTCAAGCAGTTCAAGCTATGATTGAGGGGCCAGTAACTGAGAATGTACCTGCATCAATTTTACAAAGACATGACAATGTTGTTGTAATTTTAGATGAGGCTGCGGCTAGCAATTTAAATAAATAA